The Pseudomonas sp. G2-4 genome window below encodes:
- a CDS encoding FAD:protein FMN transferase, which yields MVLAGVLSGCGNGDTLERFDGPTMGSHYSVQYVRRSVTPGPKAVQAEVENILAEVDRQFSTYRSDSDIERFNALPANSCQVMPGPVLELIQIGEQLSIQSDGSFDLTVEPLLNLWGFGPQSREEQVPSAEALALVRQRVGQGHLRIDGDRLCKDAAVEVDFNSIAAGYAVDRIAARLQALGIDSYLAEATGELKAAGRKPDGSAWRVALEEPRDDRQVAERVIEVNGYGVSTSGDYRRYFEQDGARYSHTFDARTGAPVLHNLASVTVIHPSALMADGLSTLLLILGPERGWDYAEKHGIGVFFVMRDGDRFVTRTNDAFERISGGKTQ from the coding sequence GTGGTGCTGGCCGGTGTTTTGTCCGGCTGCGGCAATGGCGACACCCTGGAGCGCTTCGACGGCCCGACCATGGGCAGTCACTATTCCGTTCAATACGTCAGGCGTTCCGTCACGCCCGGTCCGAAAGCGGTGCAGGCCGAGGTGGAAAACATCCTTGCCGAAGTAGATCGGCAATTCTCGACCTATCGCAGCGACTCGGACATCGAGCGTTTCAATGCATTGCCGGCCAATAGCTGCCAGGTCATGCCGGGGCCGGTCCTCGAGTTGATCCAAATCGGTGAGCAGTTATCCATTCAAAGCGACGGCTCGTTCGACCTGACGGTGGAGCCGCTGCTGAACCTGTGGGGCTTCGGTCCGCAATCCCGAGAAGAGCAAGTGCCGAGCGCTGAAGCCCTGGCCCTGGTGCGCCAGCGCGTCGGGCAGGGTCATTTGCGCATCGACGGCGACCGGTTGTGCAAGGACGCCGCAGTAGAAGTCGACTTCAACAGCATCGCCGCCGGTTATGCCGTCGACCGGATCGCCGCCAGGCTCCAGGCCCTGGGCATCGACAGTTACCTGGCCGAAGCCACCGGCGAGCTCAAGGCTGCGGGGCGAAAACCCGATGGTTCGGCCTGGCGAGTTGCCCTGGAAGAGCCTCGGGACGACCGGCAAGTGGCCGAGCGTGTCATCGAAGTCAATGGCTACGGCGTTTCGACCTCCGGTGACTACCGGCGTTACTTCGAGCAGGACGGGGCGCGTTATTCCCACACCTTTGATGCGCGCACCGGTGCACCGGTCCTACACAACTTGGCGTCCGTCACGGTGATTCATCCTTCGGCGTTGATGGCCGATGGACTATCGACGCTGTTGCTGATTCTCGGTCCTGAACGGGGTTGGGACTATGCCGAAAAACACGGCATCGGCGTATTTTTTGTGATGCGCGATGGCGATCGTTTTGTCACCCGGACCAACGATGCGTTTGAACGGATCAGCGGCGGGAAAACCCAATGA
- a CDS encoding PilZ domain-containing protein, whose product MSTLDEEDRREYYRIEDTIALEIRPLSIPEAADQEVLQDASPLFNLLSELHLSEFESQHLLRQISERERSVAAYLKAMNKRMDLLSQVIALTVLGEIGEPQPVIISEGGIDFQYPSAIAVGAHLSVKLVLMPQALGLLLRARVTHCDPKGDGYDVGTEFERPTDAQRQLLARYILQKQAQERRQARELNESGINKEEP is encoded by the coding sequence ATGTCGACATTAGATGAAGAAGATCGCCGCGAATACTACCGTATCGAGGACACGATCGCACTGGAAATTCGGCCCCTCTCCATTCCTGAAGCTGCTGACCAGGAAGTGTTGCAGGATGCTTCTCCACTGTTCAACCTGCTCAGTGAACTGCACCTGAGCGAATTCGAATCACAGCACCTGCTGCGCCAGATCAGCGAGCGCGAACGCAGCGTCGCCGCGTACCTCAAAGCGATGAACAAACGCATGGACCTGCTCAGCCAGGTCATTGCCCTGACCGTGCTCGGCGAAATCGGCGAACCGCAACCGGTGATCATTTCCGAAGGCGGCATCGACTTCCAGTACCCCAGCGCCATCGCCGTTGGCGCGCACCTGTCGGTCAAGCTGGTGCTGATGCCGCAGGCCCTGGGCTTGCTGCTTCGGGCACGGGTCACACACTGCGACCCAAAGGGCGACGGCTACGACGTCGGCACCGAGTTCGAGCGCCCCACCGACGCCCAGCGTCAGTTGCTCGCCCGCTACATCCTGCAGAAACAGGCGCAAGAACGTCGCCAGGCCCGGGAACTGAACGAATCAGGTATCAATAAGGAAGAACCGTGA
- a CDS encoding MFS transporter: protein MPSTTSNGKAIFRVVSGNFLEMFDFMVYGFYATAIAKTFFPTDSAFASLMLSLATFGAGFLMRPLGAIFLGAYIDRHGRRKGLIITLAMMAMGTILIACVPGYAVLGVAAPLLVLLGRLLQGFSAGVELGGVSVYLAEISTPGRKGFFVSWQSASQQAAVVFAGLLGVGLNHWLSPQEMGDWGWRVPFLVGCMIVPAIFFIRRSLEETPEFQARKHRPTLSEVIRSIGQNFGIVLAGMALVVMTTVSFYLITAYTPTFGKAELNLSDLDALLVTVCIGLSNFFWLPVMGAFSDKIGRKPLLLGATILAILTAYPALSWLVANPSFSHLLIVELWLSFLYGSYNGAMVVALTEIMPVEVRTTGFSLAYSLATATFGGFTPAACTYLIHVLDNKAAPGIWLSGAAVLGLVATLVLFKGNRHELRTAQASMASGA from the coding sequence ATGCCTTCCACCACGAGCAACGGCAAGGCGATATTTCGCGTTGTCAGCGGTAACTTCCTGGAGATGTTCGACTTCATGGTCTACGGCTTTTACGCCACGGCCATTGCCAAGACATTCTTCCCTACCGACAGTGCTTTCGCCTCGCTGATGCTGTCCCTGGCCACGTTCGGTGCCGGGTTCCTGATGCGTCCCCTGGGGGCGATTTTTCTGGGCGCCTACATCGACCGCCACGGCCGCCGCAAAGGCTTGATCATCACCCTGGCGATGATGGCCATGGGCACCATACTGATCGCCTGCGTGCCGGGCTACGCTGTCCTGGGCGTGGCGGCGCCTCTGCTGGTGCTGCTGGGCCGACTGCTGCAAGGTTTTTCCGCCGGCGTGGAGCTGGGCGGCGTATCGGTATACCTGGCGGAAATTTCTACGCCGGGGCGCAAAGGCTTCTTCGTCAGTTGGCAGTCCGCCAGCCAACAGGCTGCCGTTGTGTTTGCCGGTCTGTTGGGGGTTGGCCTCAATCACTGGCTGAGTCCCCAGGAGATGGGCGATTGGGGCTGGCGCGTGCCGTTCCTCGTAGGCTGCATGATCGTGCCGGCGATATTTTTCATCCGTCGCTCACTGGAAGAAACACCTGAATTCCAAGCGAGAAAGCATCGCCCGACCTTGTCGGAAGTCATCCGCTCAATCGGTCAGAACTTTGGCATCGTCTTGGCTGGCATGGCGCTGGTGGTGATGACTACAGTGTCGTTCTACCTGATCACCGCTTACACGCCGACCTTCGGCAAGGCCGAACTGAACCTGTCGGATCTGGACGCACTACTGGTCACCGTGTGCATCGGCTTGTCGAATTTTTTCTGGCTGCCCGTGATGGGTGCGTTTTCCGACAAGATCGGACGCAAGCCCCTGCTGCTCGGCGCGACTATCCTGGCGATCCTGACGGCGTATCCGGCGCTATCCTGGTTGGTGGCAAACCCCAGCTTTAGCCATTTGCTGATCGTCGAGCTGTGGTTGTCGTTCCTGTATGGATCGTACAACGGCGCCATGGTGGTGGCCTTGACGGAAATCATGCCGGTTGAAGTGCGCACCACCGGTTTTTCCCTGGCCTACAGCCTGGCGACAGCAACGTTTGGTGGGTTTACCCCGGCGGCGTGCACCTATCTGATCCACGTGCTGGATAACAAGGCCGCGCCTGGGATCTGGCTCAGTGGTGCGGCGGTGCTGGGGTTGGTTGCGACCTTGGTGTTGTTCAAGGGCAATCGGCATGAACTGCGGACTGCGCAAGCTTCGATGGCGAGCGGCGCCTGA
- the sthA gene encoding Si-specific NAD(P)(+) transhydrogenase yields MAVYNYDVVVLGSGPAGEGAAMNAAKAGRKVAMVDSRRQVGGNCTHLGTIPSKALRHSVRQIMQFNTNPMFRAIGEPRWFSFPDVLKSAEKVISKQVASRTGYYARNRVDVFFGTGSFADEQTVEVVCGNGVVEKLVAKHIIIATGSRPYRPADIDFSHARIYDSDTILSLGHTPRKLIVYGAGVIGCEYASIFSGLGVLVELVDNRGQLLSFLDSEISQALSYHFSNNNITVRHNEDYDRVEGVDNGVILHLKSGKKIKADALLWCNGRTGNTDTLGLENIGVKVNGRGQIEVDENYRTCVPNIYGAGDVIGWPSLASAAHDQGRSAAGSIVDNGSWRFVNDVPTGIYTIPEISSIGKNEQELTQAKVPYEVGKAFFKSMARAQIAGEPQGMLKILFHRETLEVLGVHCFGYQASEIVHIGQAIMNQPGELNTLKYFVNTTFNYPTMAEAYRVAAYDGLNRLF; encoded by the coding sequence ATGGCTGTCTATAACTACGACGTGGTGGTACTGGGTTCCGGCCCGGCGGGGGAAGGCGCGGCAATGAACGCCGCCAAGGCGGGGCGCAAGGTGGCGATGGTCGACAGCCGTCGGCAAGTCGGCGGCAACTGCACCCACTTGGGCACCATCCCGTCCAAGGCCTTGCGTCACTCTGTGCGGCAGATCATGCAGTTCAACACCAACCCGATGTTCCGGGCCATCGGTGAACCGCGCTGGTTCTCCTTCCCGGACGTGCTCAAGAGCGCCGAGAAGGTGATCTCCAAGCAAGTGGCCTCGCGCACCGGCTACTACGCCCGCAATCGGGTCGATGTGTTCTTCGGCACCGGCAGCTTTGCCGACGAGCAGACTGTTGAAGTGGTCTGCGGCAATGGCGTGGTCGAGAAATTGGTGGCCAAGCACATCATCATCGCCACCGGTTCGCGCCCGTATCGCCCGGCTGACATCGATTTCAGCCACGCGCGTATCTACGATAGCGACACCATCCTGAGCCTGGGTCACACCCCGCGCAAACTCATTGTCTACGGCGCCGGGGTCATCGGTTGCGAATACGCTTCGATCTTCAGCGGCCTGGGTGTGCTGGTGGAGCTGGTGGATAACCGCGGGCAGTTGCTGAGCTTCCTGGACTCGGAAATCTCCCAGGCCCTGAGCTATCACTTCAGCAACAACAACATCACGGTTCGTCACAACGAAGACTACGACCGCGTCGAAGGCGTGGACAACGGCGTGATCCTGCACCTCAAGTCCGGCAAGAAGATCAAGGCCGACGCCTTGCTCTGGTGCAACGGCCGTACCGGCAACACCGACACCCTGGGCCTGGAAAACATCGGCGTGAAGGTCAACGGCCGCGGCCAGATCGAAGTCGACGAGAACTACCGCACCTGCGTGCCGAACATCTACGGTGCCGGTGACGTGATCGGCTGGCCAAGCCTGGCCAGTGCCGCCCACGACCAAGGGCGTTCGGCCGCCGGCAGCATCGTCGACAACGGCAGCTGGCGCTTCGTCAACGACGTGCCGACCGGCATCTACACCATTCCGGAGATCAGCTCCATCGGCAAGAATGAACAAGAGCTGACCCAGGCCAAGGTGCCCTATGAAGTCGGCAAGGCCTTCTTCAAGAGCATGGCGCGGGCGCAGATCGCCGGTGAGCCGCAGGGCATGCTGAAGATCCTGTTCCATCGCGAGACCCTGGAAGTGCTGGGCGTGCATTGCTTCGGCTACCAGGCCTCCGAGATCGTGCACATCGGCCAGGCGATCATGAACCAGCCGGGCGAACTGAACACGCTGAAGTACTTCGTCAACACCACCTTCAACTACCCGACCATGGCTGAAGCCTATCGGGTAGCGGCCTATGACGGGCTCAACCGGCTTTTTTGA
- a CDS encoding glycerophosphodiester phosphodiesterase family protein, protein MTLIYGHRGAKGEAPENTLTGFQECLKHGVRRCELDLHLSMDGELMVIHDPSLKRTTDRRGKVVEHTAAELVTYDARKGGPGWIKPCPIPRLEELFEKCDFEHWQLEVKSASRTRAAATVLGIREMAQRFGLLDKITITSSSREVLKAALDLTPDISRGLVAEYAWLDPLKVAQSYGCEILALNWTLCTPERLIKAQRQGLHVSVWTVNEPALMRRLADFGADSLITDFPGLATATLGNC, encoded by the coding sequence GTGACCCTCATTTATGGCCACCGCGGCGCCAAGGGCGAAGCACCGGAAAACACCCTGACCGGCTTTCAGGAGTGCCTCAAGCACGGCGTGCGCCGTTGCGAGCTGGACCTGCACCTGTCCATGGACGGCGAGTTGATGGTGATCCACGACCCGTCCCTCAAGCGCACCACCGATCGCCGGGGCAAGGTGGTCGAACATACCGCCGCCGAACTGGTGACCTACGACGCGCGCAAGGGCGGTCCAGGCTGGATCAAGCCGTGCCCGATTCCGCGCCTCGAAGAGCTGTTCGAAAAGTGCGATTTCGAGCACTGGCAACTGGAAGTCAAAAGCGCTTCGCGCACCCGGGCCGCCGCCACGGTGCTGGGAATCCGCGAAATGGCCCAGCGTTTCGGCCTGCTGGACAAGATCACCATCACCTCCAGTTCCCGGGAAGTGCTCAAGGCCGCCCTCGACCTGACCCCAGATATCTCCCGCGGCCTGGTGGCCGAATACGCCTGGCTCGACCCGCTAAAGGTCGCCCAGAGTTATGGCTGTGAGATTCTGGCGCTGAACTGGACCTTGTGCACGCCGGAACGCCTGATCAAGGCGCAGCGTCAAGGCCTGCATGTGTCGGTGTGGACCGTCAACGAACCTGCGTTGATGCGCAGGCTCGCCGACTTTGGCGCTGACAGCCTGATTACAGACTTTCCCGGTTTGGCCACTGCCACCCTTGGGAATTGCTGA